The genomic stretch GCCGGGAGTTCACCGACTGAAACAGAGCGGCCACCAACTTCCGGAACGCATTCATCCCGTGGAAGATCTCCGGCGAGCTCCACTCCTGCTGGCAGAGCAGAAGAAGCTGCACCAGCACGAACCCGGCCACCGTGAGCGCCAAATAGGCGCAGTGAGAGCGAGGGAACAAGTGCTTGTAATATTCCGCGACCTCCGGTCGCCGGATAACGTCCCCGAACTCCTCCCTCTTCGTCGTCTTTTTCATCACCCAGATCGCCAGCCTCAAGCAGAGAGGAAACAGAGTGTTACCCGCTAGGATTTGAGGGATCAGTATCAAGAGCAGAGCAGAGTTGCTCTTGAAGGCCGCCATGTTCTCGTTGTTTGGAGTGAAACCGCAGTTGGTGAAGGAGGAAACCGTTACAAAGATGGAGAAAAGGACGACCTTAATCTTCTTCATCCGCAACACCGCCCTCGCGTCGGCGACGAGCGAGAAGTAGAGCAAGGTGAGGAAGACGCCGCTCAGGTTGACGAAGAGGATGTAAAAGAACACGACATGGCCCAGGAACTTGAGAGATTTGTCAATGGAAGTAGAATTACTAGATGACGATGATTCGCTTTCGCGCTTTAGCTTGAGGTTGGTGAAGTGCAGGCCGAGCACGGAGGTGAAGACCTCGCCGCCGATGAACATGAGGACGACGAGGACCCAGTGCTGGGCAGGGGAGAAGGACTCCATTTCCACAGTGGACATGCTCGAAACTGTGGCGGCGGAGACCGACATGAAGAAGAGGTCCAAGTTCCTAGGATGACCCTGCTCAGCGTTGCTATTCGGCGTGAGAATCCTCAGCGCGAGGAAGCCGAAAGAGGAAGTTAGAAGGAAGTAGCAGATTTGAATAAAGAAGGGGTCGcagcagaagaggaagaagtcgaAGAGGAAGCACAGCGAACGCCATGAACAAGCTTTTAAGGAAGAAAGTTTCTTGTTAGCTTTCTtgctcaagcaagaaagaagttCCATGGCAGAGGAAGGTCTGTAATTAAGCGCTCTCTGCGAGGAAGCAGTGCATTTATAGTTGGATTGTTTTGCAAAGAGGGCTGCTTTCCCCCCCCCCACCCAcctcccctctctctctcccAGCCAAAAGTCGCATGTACCCCTCCACCTCccctttttgattttttatttttttttaatttcatttaattctgattttattttaattttttaattaattttatttaaaaataactctcatacaattatatttttaattttatttaattttacttttttaattaatttaatttattattttttatcaatactttattttttaattttatataaattttatttagtttttatttttttaattaatttaatttattattttttatcaatactttatttttcaattttatataaattttatttatttttattttttaaataatttcatttattatttttttcataatacttatattttttcaattgatttttttaaattttaatttttttaatcaatttctttatcaaatttttttcagttttatttttttcaataatttttttatatgtttataatcttttatttatttttagtttatatttaaaactaaaaaaaatactactaattaataatgaacacattcataacttaggaacaaacatatttttttccaaatgaagagtacatgtaataatacaaaaaaaacataaaaacatataaaaatagaaatcttaatcaatattgcctccaaattctgctcccgatgcatttggtggtggtgcacctattacttcgtaccacaaatgagtgcgtgtcctgtaacgagtgacccatcctttagcttcatacgatgaatattgccaccaccaagttggaatgggtggtacaggATAATGAGGATATAAGAAAACTTGTACAAAGTGATTGCCagcaatagctatttctcgacgctcttggtttggaactagaggagttcttaatggcaagtgagtaaaacaactcccaatattctcaccaaatgtatgaagtacaagattgtaccttgatgcgatgacaattcccaaaggcatagcgtccatccaatatatttctggtgcccactgctcgaaataattcaatgagaataatagattggttaccaaatttggatctggataaagttgatcatatagatccttattttgttgaatctcttctataagctcaaatcgtacttgaacccaaccttcttcaccatacccaattagtgcagctattgccctgaatccacaatgaccatcaggttgaacatcaacagtgtgagaaatataacgctgcagaggcacaggtaatttctcaatataagtatcacggatgggtggaactggagagtgatcatgggtcgtttgagtattgAGAACCTTTGACcctcttgttaggaccaaaagtagctagaggggggggtgaatagctcgtcgcgttcgcttggtgcgcttcgttgcttggcgttgcttgtttcttcttggatgtgcagcggaaaatacagaaacaaacataaaacgctaacactaggattttacttggtatccacctcacaagaggtgactaatccaaggatccacaccaacgcacacaccctccactaaataaaacctcctttgtggtaactaccaagggcggagaagccctacaagactcaatacaagaagaaagggaaggagtacaagaaatagaagcttacaagctttacaatgagtacaaaccctaaccctagcttctcttcttggctttgatccgcctcttgacttggagagcttccaagatccttcaagaactggcgatctgagctttgtgagtgctgtggaggagctggcgagaatctGAGAAGTTGTCGTTAAAGTTCTGCCGAagacgctcgcctgcggctttaaacccgacggtcggatcccgatcgattcaaatgttccgaatcgatcgggaggctggatcgatccacggatcgatccagcgcctatcgcTCGAagcgccgatcgatccacggatcgatccggcgcttatcgcgcgaagcagcatcgtccatctgatcgatcgggacctctgatcgatccacggatcgatccgagctgctactggaagaatcggatcgatccaccgatcgatccacatctgatcgatccacggatcgatccaagacttggttttgcccaaaaccaagtcccaaacctcctcaccaacatccggtcaaccttgactgttggtacatcatgcctcgcatccggtcacccttgaccgctaggactccccaccaagtgtccggtcaatcctttgacccacttggacttttactcgtcgtgccaagtatccggtcactccattgacctacttggacttccactagatgtctggtcaaccttgacccatctggacttccttccttgccaagtatccagtcaatccctttgacctacttggacttcccaacaccagatgtccgatcatccttgatccatctggatttccttccttgccaagtatccagtcaatccctttgacctacttggacttcccaacaccagatgtccgatcatccttgatccatctggatttccttccttgccaagtatccatcaatccctttgacctacttggacttcccaacaccaggatGTCCATCATCCTAGatccactcactaggactttcacctggcttcactcaccaggactttcacctagcttcactcactagggttttccatctgcctagtttcactcactaggactttcacctggcttcactcaccaggactttcacctagcttcactcactaggactttcacctggcttcactcaccaggactttcacctagcttcactcactagggttttcattctgcctagcttcactcactaggactttcacctggcttcactcaccaggactttcacctagcttcactcactaggactttcacctggcttcactcaccaggactttcacctagcttcactcactagggttttcattctgcctagcttcactcactaggactttcacctggcttcactcaccaggatttccttctgcctagcttcactcactaggactttcacctggcttcactcaccaggatttccttctgcctagcttcactcactaggactttcacctggcttcactcaccaggatttccttctgcctagcttcactcactaggacttccttctgcctaacatgccagttaggacttcccagtcaagtatccggtcaaccttgacctacttgactcttcttcgattgatgtcttattgtcaaacatctaaaccctaaccaagactcagcttggttaaccaggtcacccttgacctgagggatattgcaccaacaatctccccctttttgatgtttgacaataccacaataacacttacaatcccacatgtaagttaggctaatcctatagcctccttcttcatgccactaggtaatgaacccataaattaagctttccattctccccctaagagggcaaactcctccCTCTAGGTaaggaaaacctaacttacttcctttcattctccccctattggcacacatcaaccccttacaaaaaaacatcaacccgtctttggacacacatcaacctatgctccaattttgggcacacttcaacaactccatttgttgaagactctccccctgaagaattgctcatcgtgatcacacttttactcattgtgatcaactcaatattgaaggtcccatacccttcatttaaccttaacttcttcctcaatgtagacaaatacccaaccttgagcattttctaacatcttgagttcccacttgaaatgatgaggatatccactccccattccaagtttaaatgctcaaccttgagcaagttcacagcagaaggttaaccaccttccaaggttcatgaaaaataattttcatgtctttaaagagtccctccccctaaagacatggtggaaacttctgtcattgcaccaacaatgacttggaatccctaaacctttaggaaacccagatttagaagttttgaggttcaaatgttcaaaatttgaaacaaacctcaacctaaacttcaacttagccttcctttaccattccatccttgttttcaacacgaaaacacccttttttatgtatccaaatgtattttaagggtttggaatggttacctagactaaaataggttcaaagtgctgaaatcaggctttcccagccaaaatcagcaacttggatcgattggagttgggttccaatcgattgaacctttctgaatcgatccacggatcgattcagaataggatcgatcggctgatcgatccagcgagctactgcttGCGAGAATTGCTttatgaatcgatccacggatcgattcaggaactccaatcgatccatggatcgatcggagctctgatagttgctgaaattccatttcagtcaacttcagaaacccctagaaaattctacaaaaatccaaaaattatgaaatttcgtgtagacattgtttagggcatatattatcaaggaaaaatagctttctatgaaaatactttatattttcaaagattgacacaaacttgaaaacttgcaaaaactttagcgttttcttcaagtttgtgtctaactattcaatggtgattactatcaaaagatagccttcaccaaagttttccaaaaacattttaaaaacattttcaaaaccaatatcccatcatgttccttgggcataatgcacatgacttgtacattagctttcccaatgatgggaaaacacataactatgtgttttgatgaacttaaaactcaaaagaatgcactaaatcaacatcttgagttttgttcatcatcctaacatctcacttgtatctaatgtgcactaaaacacatacaagtcatcttataggtcttgtgagatgtagattttggttttgccctaatctagggatcatgcatatctatctaagcattttggagatattagacacccacctaggatgtcacttgttaataagtgttgttaaatgccttttgtccttaattacaaggaattaaacttaatgcatgataatgttatgacatacatcaaaaagaaataattttcaaaagaaaatatcctataactacatgatgtatgaatgtcatgacatggtattcttgtatttttcataataagtcacgAATGCAAAATAcacataagataaaatatgatgtcatggcatattatgagcaaacaatcatggcaaggtttagcataaataaaatatacctagattacctatctaagtatccttaaaaccttagctaaacttacaacttaaacctagattgcccttaagtgcgtcaagaaaacgccaaaacctaaattggcatttctaattcccttgattaatttatgccaattgaaattaagcatattcctcaaatgttggcatatttcatttttccacaagagtagcactttaaagttaaggcccggattgccttaaatttcctaagaacataccaaaatcccaacttggtagctcttatgaatttcccaatatgtgccttttaagattaaaatcagcttttcaccactaggcacattttactctttcaaggagtaaataatagttccatttcattttcaaaggttaacaaaaccttgaaaatgctccttgagtgtcaatttcctcaaagttgggttaactacccttctaatcggagttgacactctctaacccatttatggggtagagaaaatgctcctaggaacccaacacctattggtgctccttggatgctctaggtactcactagggataacttccctagataccttcctagtgaccttgttgggcttcttagaagccttggtcacattttctaggtcaaccctagggatagcctcccttgtgaccttgttagtgactttcttagacttcttagaagtcttagtcactttggttgcaaaaatactcttagggatgacttccctagtattcttaacttgacctctagacctagggtttattccataactatatggaactctatggtaagagggcacatccttcttagcctttggtttgtatcccaaacctctatggccgttggatgacctttgtgctcctagacctaggctatgctcattttgccctaataggatattttccatcctttttagggtcttttccattttatcaagtcttgatctcaagacttgattttctatcattaaatccttagaatttggtttttcattaagtccatgagcattttggtttctaggcttgtatctaaaatccttagagttattgcctagacttttacctacattcctaaccttaggtgtagtagtcttagcatgaagagctacatgtttttccttaatgctatcatgcttcctatgttcatggtaaatagcattgaaatgatataaatttgacctagcatgctttttaccattttgcaagggaataggctcaataaaagataccttcttctttaccttggaggctcccccttgactagtgcctccttgagccttgaccatcttcttccccttggggcattgacttcggtaatgccccttttgattgcaagagaagcatataatatgctccttgctcttctttgtgttggggatgatctccttgggcttcaccttgcccttttgtgccacttgacccttcttcttggccaatttagggcacttgctcttgtagtgcccatgttccctacattcaaagcatataatatgatttttattattaattaaaatatttatacctttgcttgtaggggtggcatcttttcctttggatccggaggtagaagcttcctcttgatccaaacttgatactcctccatttgattttgcttgacttgtggaggtggacgcttcttcatcctcttcttctcttgacccggatgtggaggattctccttcttcttgatccggtgtcaatgaagattgctccccctcaatcctagaggtggaggcttctccttcttcttcatcctcttgtacatgaaacaaggaatatactacttccttgctcttttgattgcactcctttgaggatgaagcttcctcttggacttcttcttcggaagttgagcatctctcaacttcggagtcctcctcttgatcttgatccattgagtcgccctctttggattcctcttgattcggtacagtggaggggatctcatggattaatgccaacttgctccaaagctccttggcatccttgaattctccaacttgagccaaaatattgcttggcaataagttgaccaaaagcttggtcactttatcgtttgccttgctcctttgaacttgctcttgaccccatttgcttttcttgagaggcttgcccttggagtttgttggagcttcaaatccttccatgagagcaaaccattgctctatctccatcataaggaaggtttcgattcttgatttccaagaatcgaagcttgtggatgtgtatggtggagccacccttgtgtcaaatccaagtccatcttggaattgcatcttgaagttgagcttgataaaatcttgaacttgaagaatttgctccaacttcttcaccttctagcttttcttgatatgcttgacccttccggcgatgattccggtgaagagcaaccttgctctgataccacttgttaggaccaaaagtagctagagggggggggggggtgcgtgcgcttcgttgcttggcgttgcttgtttcttcttggatgtgcagcggaaaatacagaaacaaacacaagcacgctaacactaggattttacttggtatccacctcacaagaggtgactaatccaaagatccacaccaacgcacacaccctccactatgaataaaactcctttgtggtaactaccaagggcggagaagccctacaagactcaatacaagaagaaagggaaggatacaagaaatagaagcttacaagctttacaatgagtacaaaccctaaccctagcttctcttcttggctttgatccgcctcttgacttggagagcttccaagatccttcaagaactggcgatccgagctttgtgagtgctgtggaggagctggcgagaatctgagaagttgtcgttaaagttctgccgaagaccacgctcgctgcggctttgccaacggtcggattccgatcgattcaaatgttccgaatcgatcgggaggctggatcgatccacggatcgatccgagcttctgatcagcgctggatcgatccacggatcgatccagcgctatcgcgcgaagcagccgcgtcccaatcggctgatcgatcgggacctctgatcgatccacggatcgatccaagctttCCACTGAagaatggatcgatccaccgatcgatccacatctggatcgatccacggatcgatccggccatgattttgcccaaaaccaagtcccaaacctcctcaccaacatccggtcaaccttgactgttggtacatcatgcctcgcatccggtcacccttgaccgctaggactccccaccaagtgtccggtcaatccctttgacccacttggacttttactcgtcgtgccaagtatccggtcactccattgacctacttggacttccactagatgtctggtcaaccttgacccatctggacttccttccttgccaagtatccagtcaatccctttgatctacttggacttcccaacaccagatgtccgatcatccttgatccatttggatttccttccttgccaagtatccagtcaatccctttgacctacttggacttcccaacaccagatgtccgatcatccttgatccatctggatttccttccttgccaagtatccagtcaatccctttgacctacttggacttcccaacaccagatgtccgatcatccttgatccatctggatttccttccttgcctggcttcactcaccaggactttcacctagcttcactcactagggttttccatctgcctagtttcactcactaggactttcacctggcttcactcaccaggactttcacctagcttcactcactaggactttcacctggcttcactcaccaggactttcacctagcttcactcactagggttttccatctgcctagtttcactcactaggactttcacctggcttcactcaccaggactttcacctagcttcactcactaggactttcacctggcttcactcaccaggactttcacctagcttcactcactagggttttcattctgcctagcttcactcactaggactttcacctggcttcactcaccaggatttccttctgcctagcttcactcactaggactttcacctggcttcactcaccaggatttccttctgcctagtttcactcactaggacttccttctgcctaacatgccagttaggacttcccagtcaagtatccggtcaaccttgacctacttgactcttcttcgattgatgtcttattgtcaaacatctaaaccctaaccaagactcagcttggttaaccaggtcacccttgacctgagggatattgcaccaacacc from Zingiber officinale cultivar Zhangliang chromosome 5B, Zo_v1.1, whole genome shotgun sequence encodes the following:
- the LOC121987549 gene encoding probable cation transporter HKT6, which encodes MELLSCLSKKANKKLSSLKACSWRSLCFLFDFFLFCCDPFFIQICYFLLTSSFGFLALRILTPNSNAEQGHPRNLDLFFMSVSAATVSSMSTVEMESFSPAQHWVLVVLMFIGGEVFTSVLGLHFTNLKLKRESESSSSSNSTSIDKSLKFLGHVVFFYILFVNLSGVFLTLLYFSLVADARAVLRMKKIKVVLFSIFVTVSSFTNCGFTPNNENMAAFKSNSALLLILIPQILAGNTLFPLCLRLAIWVMKKTTKREEFGDVIRRPEVAEYYKHLFPRSHCAYLALTVAGFVLVQLLLLCQQEWSSPEIFHGMNAFRKLVAALFQSVNSRHAGESVFDISKLSPAILVLFVVMMYLPPYTYFIPEERDPPAWNSSNNRRRKLLLRSLHLSLLCFPVIFVIFISITERKSFSIDPLNFNIFNVVLEVISAHGNVGFSMGYSCDRLIRSDGRCEDVSYGFAGRWSGKGKMILMVAMLLGRLKKFQIEGGKAWNFG